A region of Desulfobacterales bacterium DNA encodes the following proteins:
- a CDS encoding ATP-binding cassette domain-containing protein — protein sequence MDAMDAVDKSPIIRLFHVHKRYGSKNALIDTTLDICKNEFLCISGPSGAGKTTILKLLYLGEPVSEGQVLVDGMNLSRIPLKRIHLLRRKFGIVFQDYKLIPTKTVFENVALVLEAVGKKRGLIRKKVRSVLRTVGMEERHHSLPPSLSGGEQQRIAIARAVVGDPRIILADEPTGNLDDASADVIFNLLKGFHARGGTIVVATHDKDLIRKAGGRTVYLRQGRVEKITNA from the coding sequence ATGGATGCGATGGATGCGGTTGATAAAAGCCCGATAATCCGCTTGTTCCATGTTCATAAGCGCTACGGTTCAAAGAATGCCCTCATTGACACCACTCTTGATATCTGCAAAAACGAATTCCTCTGTATCAGCGGCCCCAGCGGCGCCGGAAAAACCACGATCTTAAAACTTCTCTATCTGGGGGAGCCGGTATCCGAAGGGCAGGTCCTGGTGGACGGGATGAACCTGTCTCGCATACCCCTCAAACGGATCCACTTGTTACGTCGAAAGTTCGGAATCGTTTTTCAGGACTACAAGCTGATTCCGACGAAAACGGTTTTTGAAAATGTCGCCCTTGTCTTGGAGGCCGTGGGCAAAAAAAGAGGATTGATTCGTAAAAAAGTCAGGAGTGTGCTCCGGACCGTCGGAATGGAGGAACGGCATCATTCTTTGCCGCCAAGCCTGTCCGGAGGCGAGCAGCAGCGTATTGCCATTGCCCGGGCGGTGGTCGGCGACCCCCGGATTATTCTGGCGGATGAACCCACCGGCAATCTGGACGATGCTTCCGCCGATGTCATCTTTAATCTGCTCAAGGGATTTCATGCCCGGGGGGGGACCATTGTTGTCGCCACCCATGACAAGGACCTGATCCGCAAGGCCGGCGGCCGTACGGTTTACCTGCGTCAAGGGCGGGTAGAAAAAATCACGAATGCTTGA
- a CDS encoding TolC family protein, with protein sequence MARRYFGIATPKNINSLCLYAVACVLLLSAPARADEPVKVYDLAQTIERAIEVHLRVKLSQDEIEAADAAKKSQKTNFYPTFSAAYQYTRNYETVTSPYFGVLSPENEYVFVTSVKQPLFTGFSILNRYEIAALGLDVAKINEKLVRQNIIFEANNIYFSVLKAQKLLTVAEDTVKQIESQTDVARNFYQVGMTPLNDLLQAQVELANAQQNLVIAQNNLEAAGSNFNTFLRRPINAPVQIQDVLAYTPLEKDLDYCLETAQQNRLELQIADRKVEIAEKELKLAKKDYYPTVMLEGNIYSLGTDWNVDGGAGISDPHRWDIQATAQWNFWEWGRTTYGVKEKLSRLSQAGHEKAEVQETLILEVKKAFLKTIETEKNIATAEKAIEQAKENLRINQERYKEQVATTTDVLDAQTLLSRTMTNYYNALYDLKISKASLSRAMGREAME encoded by the coding sequence ATGGCGCGTCGATATTTTGGAATTGCAACCCCCAAGAATATAAATTCTCTCTGCCTTTACGCGGTTGCCTGTGTGCTGCTTTTGTCAGCTCCGGCCCGGGCGGACGAGCCGGTAAAAGTATATGACCTTGCACAGACAATTGAAAGGGCCATCGAAGTCCATCTCCGGGTTAAACTGTCACAGGATGAAATCGAAGCGGCCGACGCAGCTAAGAAATCACAAAAAACCAATTTTTATCCTACATTCAGTGCTGCCTATCAATATACACGCAATTATGAAACCGTAACCAGTCCTTATTTCGGAGTTCTTTCCCCGGAAAATGAATATGTTTTTGTTACATCCGTCAAGCAGCCGTTGTTTACCGGCTTCTCCATTTTGAACCGGTACGAAATTGCCGCTCTTGGACTGGACGTCGCAAAAATCAATGAAAAACTGGTGCGCCAGAATATTATATTTGAAGCCAATAATATCTATTTTTCGGTCTTAAAGGCCCAAAAACTATTGACGGTGGCTGAGGATACGGTCAAACAGATTGAATCCCAAACCGATGTGGCCCGAAATTTCTATCAGGTCGGCATGACGCCGCTGAACGATCTTCTGCAGGCCCAGGTAGAGCTGGCCAATGCACAGCAGAATCTGGTCATTGCGCAAAACAATCTTGAAGCGGCAGGGTCGAATTTCAATACGTTTTTGCGCCGGCCGATTAACGCACCGGTTCAAATTCAGGATGTTCTGGCGTACACACCGCTTGAAAAAGATCTGGATTACTGTCTGGAAACAGCCCAACAAAATCGTCTGGAACTCCAGATTGCCGACCGCAAGGTTGAAATTGCGGAAAAAGAATTAAAGCTGGCAAAAAAAGATTATTACCCGACCGTGATGCTTGAGGGAAATATATATAGTCTCGGGACCGATTGGAATGTTGACGGCGGGGCGGGGATAAGCGACCCCCACCGCTGGGATATCCAGGCAACCGCACAGTGGAATTTCTGGGAATGGGGCCGCACAACGTATGGCGTTAAGGAAAAATTGAGTCGCCTATCCCAAGCCGGGCACGAGAAAGCAGAAGTACAGGAAACTTTAATCCTGGAGGTGAAAAAGGCATTTTTAAAGACCATTGAAACCGAAAAGAATATTGCCACGGCTGAAAAAGCGATTGAACAGGCCAAAGAGAATTTAAGAATTAACCAGGAACGCTATAAGGAACAAGTCGCCACAACCACCGATGTGCTGGATGCCCAGACGTTGCTTTCACGAACCATGACAAATTATTACAATGCCTTGTATGATTTAAAAATTTCAAAGGCATCCCTTTCCAGGGCGATGGGCCGGGAAGCTATGGAATAA
- a CDS encoding S41 family peptidase — MAIDKKRHLKLWLVVVIAVVSWTVGAGFYRDLSANNEETYKGLKLFSDVIELIEKNYVDPVETKDLIQKAIQGMVHSLDPHSSFMPPEAFEELKVDTKGEFGGIGIVITIQKGVLTVISPIEGTPAYKAGVMAGDRIIKVDGEPTQDLMLWQAVKMMRGTKGTAVVITVVREGTPKPIDFTLVRDIIPIESVKSVVLKPGYGYVRISNFQENTSADLENMLKALESKDGGLKGLVLDLRDNPGGLLDQAIEVSDVFLESGEIVSIKGRLKRHTKNYGAHPNKVKQNYPMVVLINGGSASASEIVAGALQDQKRALILGTTSFGKGSVQTVESLRDGYGLKFTIARYYTPNGRSIQAQGIVPDLVLKHQFIDLNAVDESEERLLKEKDLKNHLEAEPFKEPEEKETEDKKQEKKLKQQTKFRHGPLDTESLRSDNQVMRGLEILLSYNIFKNLKN; from the coding sequence ATGGCCATAGATAAAAAACGTCACTTGAAACTTTGGCTGGTGGTGGTTATTGCCGTAGTGTCCTGGACAGTAGGCGCCGGCTTTTATCGGGACCTGTCGGCCAATAACGAAGAAACTTACAAAGGGCTCAAACTGTTTTCCGATGTCATTGAACTGATTGAGAAAAACTATGTGGATCCTGTTGAAACCAAAGACCTGATTCAGAAGGCGATCCAGGGGATGGTTCACAGTCTGGATCCGCATTCATCTTTCATGCCGCCCGAAGCCTTTGAAGAACTTAAGGTGGATACCAAGGGAGAATTTGGCGGTATCGGTATTGTGATCACTATTCAAAAGGGTGTTCTCACCGTGATTTCACCCATTGAAGGCACACCGGCTTATAAAGCCGGGGTAATGGCAGGCGACAGGATCATCAAAGTCGACGGAGAGCCGACCCAAGACCTGATGCTTTGGCAGGCGGTCAAAATGATGAGAGGCACCAAGGGAACGGCCGTAGTCATTACGGTTGTTCGGGAAGGAACACCCAAGCCGATCGATTTTACACTGGTACGTGATATCATCCCGATTGAAAGCGTAAAAAGCGTCGTTTTAAAACCCGGTTATGGATATGTCCGGATTTCCAACTTTCAGGAAAACACCAGTGCAGATCTTGAGAATATGTTGAAAGCATTAGAATCAAAAGACGGGGGCTTGAAAGGGCTTGTATTAGACCTTCGGGATAACCCGGGTGGACTCCTCGATCAGGCCATTGAAGTGTCGGACGTATTTCTGGAAAGCGGGGAAATCGTATCCATCAAGGGACGTTTGAAGCGGCACACAAAAAATTATGGGGCACATCCCAACAAGGTTAAGCAAAATTACCCGATGGTTGTCCTGATTAACGGCGGCAGCGCCAGCGCTTCGGAAATTGTTGCCGGCGCGCTACAGGATCAAAAACGGGCGCTGATCCTGGGGACAACATCTTTCGGCAAGGGATCGGTTCAGACCGTTGAAAGCCTGCGGGACGGCTACGGTCTAAAGTTTACAATCGCCAGATACTACACGCCGAATGGACGCTCCATTCAGGCCCAGGGCATTGTGCCGGACCTGGTGCTGAAGCACCAGTTCATCGACTTAAATGCAGTTGATGAAAGTGAGGAAAGGCTCTTAAAAGAAAAAGATTTGAAAAACCATCTGGAGGCGGAACCGTTTAAGGAACCGGAAGAAAAAGAGACCGAAGACAAGAAACAGGAGAAAAAGCTTAAACAGCAGACCAAATTCCGACACGGCCCGCTTGACACGGAATCCCTTCGGTCTGATAACCAGGTGATGCGCGGGCTCGAGATTCTCTTAAGCTACAATATTTTTAAAAATCTGAAAAACTAA
- the dnaJ gene encoding molecular chaperone DnaJ, translating into MTKKRDYYEVLGTNRNATDEELKKAYRKQALKYHPDRNPGDKAAEDNFKEAAEAYEVLRDAQKRQIYDQYGHQGLEGAGFSGFGGFEDIFSSFGDIFEDFFGFGTGRRSRSRTQKGADLRYDLKLSFMEAAFGTETHIDVNKRGNCTSCEGSGCEKGTHPETCGQCKGSGQATRTQGFFTLSTTCPTCNGRGQAIPHPCPECRGAGQVLVRKKVAVKIPGGVDSGSRLRLTGEGESGVYGGPPGDLYVFIHVEPHEFFRRDNTEIICQIEISFVQAALGDSVTVPTLNGNKSLEIPKGTQPGDVFRFRGEGIPSLRSNRRGDQLIQVIIKTPVGLSKKQENLLKEFAKLESGKLSNKLKNLLRGDSAGAN; encoded by the coding sequence ATGACGAAGAAAAGGGATTACTACGAAGTTCTTGGCACAAACCGAAATGCTACGGACGAAGAGTTAAAGAAAGCCTACCGCAAACAAGCCTTAAAATACCATCCGGACAGAAACCCGGGCGACAAAGCGGCTGAGGACAACTTTAAGGAAGCTGCGGAAGCCTACGAAGTGCTGCGCGACGCACAAAAGCGTCAGATTTATGATCAATATGGCCACCAGGGACTTGAAGGCGCCGGGTTTTCAGGCTTTGGCGGGTTTGAGGATATATTTTCAAGTTTCGGGGATATTTTTGAAGATTTTTTTGGGTTCGGCACCGGCCGGCGTTCCAGATCAAGGACCCAAAAAGGGGCAGACCTTCGCTACGACTTAAAGCTCAGCTTTATGGAAGCCGCTTTTGGCACGGAAACACACATTGATGTGAACAAGAGAGGCAACTGTACCTCATGTGAGGGAAGCGGGTGCGAAAAGGGCACCCATCCGGAAACCTGTGGGCAATGTAAAGGTTCGGGTCAGGCCACACGCACCCAGGGTTTTTTTACATTGAGTACGACGTGCCCGACCTGCAACGGCCGGGGCCAGGCCATACCGCATCCGTGCCCTGAATGCAGAGGCGCCGGCCAGGTCTTGGTGCGGAAAAAAGTAGCGGTTAAAATTCCCGGCGGCGTTGATTCCGGCTCCAGGCTTCGGCTGACCGGGGAAGGTGAATCAGGTGTTTATGGAGGGCCGCCCGGGGATCTGTATGTTTTTATCCATGTGGAGCCCCATGAATTTTTTAGACGGGATAATACGGAGATCATTTGCCAGATCGAAATTTCATTTGTGCAGGCCGCTTTGGGTGATTCCGTTACGGTGCCGACCTTAAATGGCAACAAGTCACTTGAAATACCAAAAGGAACCCAGCCCGGGGATGTTTTCCGATTCAGGGGCGAGGGGATCCCTTCACTTCGCAGCAACCGGCGCGGCGATCAGCTGATTCAGGTCATCATTAAAACCCCTGTCGGTTTAAGTAAAAAGCAGGAAAATCTGTTGAAAGAGTTTGCAAAACTTGAATCGGGTAAGTTGAGCAACAAATTGAAAAATTTGTTGAGAGGGGACAGCGCTGGTGCAAACTAA
- a CDS encoding VOC family protein: protein MTYRLHHLHLLCSDLEKTIAFFTETLGADLVERKQFSNVDGATLDLNGAIINLRIARDDEKVSAGATVAQYGFHHIGLTVDDVEQTYRELSSKGYVFSIPPKEVGKNKIAFFNGPDNIIIELLQPIG, encoded by the coding sequence ATGACATATCGACTTCATCACCTACATTTGCTTTGCAGCGATTTAGAAAAAACCATTGCCTTTTTTACCGAGACCTTGGGTGCCGACCTGGTTGAAAGAAAACAATTTTCCAACGTCGACGGCGCGACCCTTGATCTAAACGGCGCCATCATCAATCTACGGATTGCCCGTGATGATGAAAAGGTTTCAGCGGGTGCAACGGTGGCGCAATACGGTTTTCACCATATCGGCCTTACTGTGGATGACGTTGAACAAACTTATCGGGAACTGTCGTCCAAAGGGTATGTTTTTTCCATCCCCCCAAAAGAAGTCGGGAAAAACAAAATTGCCTTTTTTAATGGGCCCGACAATATCATCATCGAACTGCTGCAACCGATCGGATAG
- the ftsX gene encoding permease-like cell division protein FtsX — MTLFIKRAIHDILGNRFLNMVTVITIALSILIVSSFTLFFINATDVMDVWKKGIRIMAYLKPEPDRKNLADTRQALQSITGVQDAVFVSKEEALKLLKAQMHRQASLFENLRENPLPDAFEVRIIPSSQRGEEVERLAARIESLPEIEEVEYGQSWVGKFTSIINLFRLAGYAIGALFFMAAVFIVANTIRIVLYSRREEIEIMRLVGAADGFIKAPFYIEGLILGALGGIIGIGVLFLIFLLISANVQQSVAAGLFQLRFLSMESTGAILVGSMIAGWLGCYLSLKQFLKT; from the coding sequence ATGACGCTTTTTATAAAACGGGCCATACACGATATTCTGGGCAACCGGTTTTTGAACATGGTGACGGTTATTACCATTGCCCTCTCGATTCTGATTGTCAGCTCCTTTACACTTTTCTTTATAAACGCCACCGATGTAATGGATGTCTGGAAAAAAGGGATCCGGATTATGGCTTACCTTAAACCGGAGCCTGATCGCAAGAACCTTGCCGATACTCGGCAGGCATTGCAGAGTATAACCGGAGTTCAAGATGCCGTTTTCGTATCGAAAGAGGAAGCGCTAAAATTACTTAAGGCGCAAATGCACCGCCAGGCATCCCTCTTTGAGAACTTGAGAGAAAATCCCCTCCCGGATGCCTTTGAAGTTCGGATTATTCCCTCTTCACAACGCGGAGAAGAAGTTGAAAGGCTGGCTGCACGGATTGAGTCGTTGCCCGAGATTGAAGAGGTGGAGTACGGGCAGAGCTGGGTTGGAAAGTTCACCAGCATCATCAATCTGTTTCGGCTGGCCGGGTACGCCATCGGCGCTCTTTTTTTTATGGCGGCGGTATTTATTGTGGCCAACACCATTCGGATCGTACTTTATTCCAGGCGTGAGGAAATTGAGATCATGCGACTGGTGGGAGCGGCCGATGGGTTTATTAAAGCGCCCTTTTACATCGAAGGTCTGATTCTGGGGGCATTGGGCGGCATCATCGGCATCGGCGTCCTGTTTCTGATCTTTTTGCTGATATCCGCAAATGTTCAGCAAAGCGTGGCGGCCGGTTTGTTCCAACTCCGTTTTCTTTCGATGGAAAGTACGGGCGCAATTTTGGTGGGCAGTATGATTGCGGGGTGGTTGGGGTGTTACCTTTCACTCAAACAATTTTTAAAAACGTAA
- a CDS encoding TIGR04211 family SH3 domain-containing protein, whose protein sequence is MKNFIVMGIWLLLFSIPVQAETMYISDIVKITLRTGPGADHRVIGMLQSGQEVEVLKSEDEWTQVNLSNGKQGWVISRLLTADKPKILLLDQITEKNKALTSQISDLTSKNNSLTEINKGIENELAKLKKNLQETGRSYETLQKEASEFLALQSKYKISAQELDAQVKRANELEAEIGKLKSNQKIKWFLIGAGVLLLGFLLGLSAKRQRRRYMVL, encoded by the coding sequence ATGAAAAATTTCATTGTTATGGGAATTTGGTTGTTGCTGTTTTCAATTCCGGTTCAGGCAGAGACGATGTATATATCCGATATCGTAAAGATTACGCTGAGAACGGGACCGGGCGCCGATCATCGGGTGATTGGGATGCTCCAATCCGGGCAGGAGGTCGAAGTCCTTAAATCGGAGGATGAGTGGACCCAGGTTAATCTCTCCAACGGCAAACAGGGATGGGTGATCAGCCGCTTACTGACAGCCGATAAGCCCAAAATATTGTTGCTGGATCAAATAACTGAAAAGAACAAGGCCCTCACCAGTCAGATTTCTGATTTAACAAGTAAAAACAATTCGTTAACCGAAATTAACAAGGGGATAGAAAACGAGCTGGCAAAACTCAAAAAAAATCTGCAGGAAACAGGCCGCTCATACGAGACGCTGCAAAAGGAAGCATCTGAATTCCTTGCCCTACAGTCAAAATATAAAATATCGGCACAGGAACTTGATGCCCAGGTTAAAAGAGCAAATGAACTGGAAGCGGAAATTGGAAAATTAAAATCAAATCAGAAAATAAAATGGTTTTTAATTGGGGCCGGGGTCCTTCTTTTGGGTTTTCTGTTAGGTTTAAGTGCAAAACGCCAGCGGCGACGGTACATGGTATTGTAA
- a CDS encoding divergent polysaccharide deacetylase family protein, with amino-acid sequence MVKKKAGPAKRPKKSKSKRQNIFKANLKKTIAGVAILLVLVVAGGWLLHYLLEDRQQIKAPTPAKKAPAQQKPVVLKPTFEVFPKKDIPVREPLVPPAVKKTRERPRVAIIIDDLGHDPQMARKFMDLDAVLTFSILPYGPFHRQIADAVYAKGFEAMLHLPMEPVEYPHINPGKGALLTTMTPDELIEQLQKNLEAIPHAKGVNNHMGSRMTANSTQLYQIFTILKKRDLFFIDSRTTAETLCKPSARLFQLSFSERDVFLDNVQQTQAIRRQLDQLLLIAESHGEAVGIAHPYAVTVDVLREMLPEIRKKVDLVPASAVVHSAG; translated from the coding sequence ATGGTAAAAAAAAAAGCAGGGCCGGCAAAAAGACCGAAAAAAAGCAAATCCAAGCGTCAGAATATTTTTAAAGCCAACCTCAAAAAAACGATTGCGGGCGTTGCGATCCTGCTGGTTTTGGTGGTTGCCGGCGGATGGCTGCTTCACTATTTGCTGGAGGACCGGCAACAGATAAAAGCGCCGACGCCCGCAAAAAAAGCGCCGGCGCAACAAAAACCGGTCGTGCTTAAACCGACGTTTGAAGTTTTTCCTAAAAAGGATATCCCTGTCCGCGAACCGCTGGTCCCGCCGGCAGTTAAAAAGACCCGTGAACGTCCCCGGGTGGCGATCATCATAGATGATTTGGGTCATGACCCCCAAATGGCCCGGAAATTTATGGATCTCGATGCGGTTTTAACATTTTCAATCCTTCCGTATGGTCCGTTTCATCGTCAGATTGCCGACGCCGTTTATGCAAAAGGGTTTGAAGCCATGCTGCATCTCCCGATGGAGCCGGTTGAGTACCCCCATATCAATCCCGGCAAAGGGGCCCTGCTGACGACAATGACCCCCGACGAGCTGATTGAACAGCTCCAGAAGAACCTGGAAGCGATTCCCCATGCCAAGGGGGTCAACAATCACATGGGATCCCGGATGACAGCCAACTCAACGCAATTGTATCAGATATTTACCATCCTTAAAAAACGCGACCTCTTTTTCATCGACAGCCGCACGACGGCTGAAACTCTTTGCAAACCGTCGGCCCGCCTGTTTCAGTTATCTTTCTCTGAGCGGGATGTCTTCCTGGACAATGTTCAGCAGACCCAAGCGATCCGAAGGCAATTGGATCAGCTGCTCCTGATCGCTGAGAGCCATGGAGAGGCTGTCGGCATCGCCCACCCGTACGCGGTTACCGTTGACGTGCTGCGGGAAATGCTGCCGGAAATTCGAAAAAAAGTCGACCTGGTACCGGCCTCGGCGGTGGTTCACAGCGCAGGATAG
- a CDS encoding 4-hydroxyphenylacetate 3-hydroxylase N-terminal domain-containing protein, with protein MGLKTKNEYIESLRNMKPTVYMFGEKIENVVDNPRLRAGIEATAATYELAQMPEYRDLLVTKSPLIHEAVNRFTLPPGSIQDLVARVKINRTLGNWVGTCHQRCTGLDCLAALSIVTFDIDRKYNSTYYSRFIEFLKYIQKNDLTANAGVTDVKGDRSLSPKEQPDPDVYLHVVENRDDGIVVRGAKAHQTGSVSSHEIIVLPTRALRKGEEEFALAFAVPSDAPGLIHIVGRSSLDTRELDGWDCGNTRYSKYCPTVIFDNVFVPWERVFMYGEVEFAQEMVARFSAFHRQSHGGCKSGKIDCMTGAALTMMDYNGTAKAGHLKQKVIDMIHRAETLYGCSLAASYEGHKEPSGTYFIDPVLANASKIHEGREMAEATRLMIDVSGGFVADLPSDRDLENEDIGPLIKKYLKGASEIPTEKRIKMYRLVEKMAMESADTISDIHGGGSPEAHRITIFRESNTDAKKKAAKRLAGIADT; from the coding sequence ATGGGACTTAAGACAAAAAACGAATACATTGAATCACTACGTAATATGAAGCCGACGGTTTATATGTTCGGCGAAAAGATAGAAAATGTTGTTGACAACCCCCGCTTAAGGGCCGGAATAGAGGCAACCGCGGCAACTTATGAACTTGCTCAAATGCCGGAATACCGGGACCTGCTGGTTACAAAAAGTCCGCTGATTCATGAAGCGGTAAATCGCTTTACCCTGCCGCCCGGATCCATTCAGGACCTGGTTGCCCGCGTCAAGATAAACCGCACCCTGGGCAACTGGGTCGGCACCTGCCATCAGCGCTGCACCGGTCTGGACTGCCTCGCAGCCCTTTCCATCGTCACTTTCGACATCGACCGGAAGTACAATTCCACATATTATTCGCGCTTCATCGAATTTTTGAAATATATTCAGAAAAATGATCTTACCGCTAACGCCGGCGTAACCGATGTTAAGGGCGACCGGTCACTTTCACCGAAAGAACAGCCGGATCCGGATGTATATCTCCATGTGGTTGAAAATCGTGACGACGGCATCGTCGTCCGGGGGGCCAAGGCCCATCAGACCGGTTCGGTTTCCTCTCACGAGATTATCGTTCTGCCCACCCGGGCGCTGCGAAAAGGCGAAGAGGAGTTTGCCCTTGCTTTTGCGGTGCCATCAGACGCTCCCGGTCTGATCCATATTGTGGGACGTTCAAGCCTGGACACCCGCGAGCTGGATGGATGGGATTGTGGCAACACCCGCTATTCCAAGTATTGCCCCACCGTTATTTTTGACAATGTGTTCGTCCCCTGGGAACGGGTATTCATGTACGGTGAGGTGGAATTTGCCCAGGAAATGGTTGCCCGATTTTCAGCCTTTCACCGCCAGAGTCATGGCGGCTGTAAATCCGGTAAAATCGACTGTATGACCGGAGCTGCATTAACCATGATGGATTACAATGGAACCGCCAAGGCCGGCCATCTCAAGCAAAAAGTGATCGATATGATCCACCGCGCGGAAACCCTTTACGGATGCAGCCTGGCTGCTTCATACGAAGGGCACAAAGAGCCGTCCGGCACTTATTTCATCGATCCGGTTCTGGCAAACGCTTCCAAAATTCACGAAGGCCGGGAAATGGCCGAGGCAACCCGCCTGATGATCGATGTTTCCGGCGGGTTTGTCGCTGACCTTCCTTCTGATCGCGATTTGGAAAATGAAGACATCGGACCCCTGATTAAAAAATACTTGAAGGGGGCGTCCGAGATACCTACCGAAAAGCGTATCAAGATGTACCGGTTGGTTGAAAAGATGGCCATGGAAAGCGCCGATACCATCTCCGATATTCACGGCGGCGGGTCGCCCGAGGCGCATCGAATCACCATTTTTCGGGAAAGCAACACCGACGCCAAGAAAAAAGCGGCCAAACGTTTGGCCGGAATCGCAGATACATAA
- a CDS encoding peptidoglycan DD-metalloendopeptidase family protein, with translation MTPAPLTGSEAVGTGIIAASKLNMRSAPDPAAPILMVLNRDAKIKILRQDKEWLHIIHNDTVGYVRNRKRYVEILPAGQEKTANDEKSFQPATDKKAPFQSASKEILQQLSEHRQEVVTFTKKEVALVESLNDIDLSIDSSRKQVAALRSEARILDEKIKENAAASKALIIKMDRIEAYAAKRLVALYKLNWLGRFNVLVSAESMYDLFQRKSALEKILTYDDNIRQELSSSKTRLEHLQAQLQDEKNTKRSLEETIQKQIGMMSLKRSERTVLLDEIRNKKSMELAAIEALRQSALALDQKVRSLSTTEKRPLREEKVPPKSFNELKGLLKIPVKGTITTSFGSYLNTKLNVLNFRSGIDIKTDRGEPIRAVSAGIIIYASWFKGYGNMIIIDHGNSYYTVYAHVEEFFKTKGEVVESDEVIATAGDTGSMIGSGLYFEVRHHGKPQDPMEWIKRG, from the coding sequence ATGACTCCCGCACCGCTGACGGGGTCTGAGGCCGTAGGGACGGGTATCATCGCGGCATCGAAACTAAACATGCGCAGTGCTCCGGATCCGGCGGCGCCGATTCTAATGGTATTAAATCGGGATGCGAAGATCAAAATACTGCGGCAGGATAAAGAATGGCTTCACATAATACATAACGATACGGTTGGTTATGTTCGAAATCGTAAGCGTTATGTAGAGATTTTACCTGCCGGGCAGGAAAAGACTGCGAATGATGAAAAGTCTTTTCAGCCGGCAACTGACAAAAAAGCGCCGTTTCAAAGTGCATCAAAGGAGATCCTGCAGCAGCTGTCCGAACACCGGCAGGAAGTCGTTACCTTTACTAAGAAAGAAGTCGCGCTTGTTGAAAGCTTAAATGATATTGATCTGTCGATAGACAGTTCCAGAAAACAGGTGGCGGCACTCCGGTCGGAAGCCCGCATTCTGGATGAAAAAATAAAAGAAAACGCCGCGGCCTCAAAAGCGCTTATTATAAAAATGGATCGAATCGAGGCATATGCGGCCAAGCGCCTGGTGGCGTTATACAAGTTGAACTGGCTGGGCAGATTTAATGTGCTGGTATCGGCCGAAAGCATGTATGATCTGTTTCAGCGAAAGTCTGCCCTTGAAAAAATCCTGACCTATGATGACAATATCCGGCAGGAGTTGAGTTCGAGCAAAACCCGCCTTGAGCATCTCCAGGCGCAGCTCCAGGATGAGAAAAATACCAAACGGTCGCTTGAGGAAACCATTCAAAAGCAAATCGGTATGATGTCGCTAAAAAGGTCTGAGCGTACCGTGCTGCTGGACGAGATACGCAATAAAAAATCTATGGAACTGGCTGCAATCGAAGCTTTAAGACAATCGGCCCTGGCCCTGGACCAAAAGGTACGCTCCCTAAGCACGACTGAAAAAAGGCCCCTGCGAGAAGAAAAAGTACCGCCCAAAAGCTTTAACGAACTTAAGGGGTTGCTTAAAATACCGGTCAAGGGTACAATAACGACCAGTTTCGGCTCCTATCTGAACACCAAGCTCAACGTGTTGAACTTCAGAAGCGGCATCGATATCAAGACCGACAGGGGCGAACCCATCCGGGCGGTAAGTGCCGGAATAATTATTTATGCCAGCTGGTTCAAGGGCTATGGCAATATGATCATCATCGACCATGGCAACAGTTATTATACCGTTTATGCCCATGTGGAAGAATTTTTTAAAACAAAAGGCGAAGTGGTTGAATCCGATGAGGTGATTGCAACCGCAGGCGATACCGGTTCCATGATAGGCTCGGGCCTCTATTTTGAAGTTCGCCATCATGGCAAACCGCAGGACCCGATGGAATGGATAAAAAGGGGTTAA
- the queD gene encoding 6-carboxytetrahydropterin synthase QueD, which translates to MFELKIIADFAAAHQLKMVAKKCENLHGHNWKIEVCVAGERLNDAGVLMDFGEIKARLSDIMASLDHKFLNELEFFKAGNPSSENIAQYIAKSLQREIDNSAVKVTRVTAWESDNACATFIC; encoded by the coding sequence ATGTTCGAGTTAAAAATAATTGCCGATTTTGCCGCTGCGCATCAACTGAAAATGGTGGCAAAAAAATGTGAAAACCTTCATGGGCATAACTGGAAAATTGAAGTGTGCGTGGCAGGGGAGCGCCTGAACGATGCCGGTGTTTTAATGGATTTTGGTGAAATCAAGGCCCGCCTGTCCGACATTATGGCCTCGCTTGACCATAAGTTTTTAAATGAACTTGAATTTTTTAAAGCCGGCAATCCTTCTTCCGAAAATATCGCACAATATATTGCCAAATCCCTGCAAAGAGAAATCGATAATTCCGCAGTGAAGGTCACCCGGGTCACCGCCTGGGAATCTGACAACGCCTGCGCCACATTTATCTGCTGA